The proteins below are encoded in one region of Oreochromis niloticus isolate F11D_XX linkage group LG6, O_niloticus_UMD_NMBU, whole genome shotgun sequence:
- the LOC106098755 gene encoding recombining binding protein suppressor of hairless: protein MAPVVTGKFGERPQPQRLTREAMRNYLKDKDDQTVLILHAKVAQKSYGNEKRFFCPPPCVYLMGTGWQKKLEKMEKEGCTEQEAQPCAFIGIGNSEQEMQQLNLEGKHFCTAKTLYISDSDKRKHFMLSVKMLYGNSANIGVFLSKRIKVISKPSKKKQSLKNADLCIASGTKVALFNRLRSQTVSTRYLHVEGGNFHASSQQWGAFYIHLLDDDESEGEEFAVRDGYIHYGQTVKLVCSVTGMALPRLIIRKVDKQAALLDADDPVSQLHKCAFYLKDTDRMYLCLSQERIIQFQATPCSKETNKEMINDGASWTIISTDKAEYTFYEGMGPVPTPVTPVPVVESLQLNGGGDVAMLELTGQNFTPNLRVWFGDVEADTMYRCGESILCVVPDISAFREGWRWVRQPVQVPVTLVRSDGIIYATALTFTYTPEPGPRPHCSAAGAILRSHSTSSSSPASSSSPSSLMGGLGDGHGAYSSSDSGMSSGTSAMSVLS from the exons ATGGCGCCCGTTGTAACGGG gaaGTTTGGTGAGCGACCTCAGCCACAACGATTAACAAG GGAAGCCATGAGGAACTACTTGAAGGACAAAGATGATCAAACGGTGCTCATTTTACACGCAAAAGTCGCACAAAAGTCATATGGCAATGAAAAAAG GTTTTTCTGTCCTCCACCGTGTGTGTATCTGATGGGCACCGGATGGcaaaagaagttggaaaaaatGGAGAAGGAGGGCTGTACTGAGCAGGAGGCCCAGCCTTGTGCCTTCATTGGAATTGGCAACAGTGAGCAGGAGATGCAGCAGCTCAATCTGGAGGGCAAG CACTTCTGCACAGCTAAGACACTGTATATCAGTGACTCAGATAAAAGGAAGCACTTCATGCTATCTGTAAAGATGTTGTATGGAAACAGCGCCAACATTGGAGTCTTCCTCAGCAAGAGGATCAAGGTCATCTCCAAGCCCTCCAAGAAGAAACAGTCCTTGAAAAATGCTGATT TATGTATAGCATCTGGGACAAAGGTGGCCTTGTTTAACCGCCTGCGTTCCCAGACGGTCAGTACCAGGTATCTCCATGTGGAGGGGGGAAACTTTCATGCCAGCTCCCAACAGTGGGGTGCCTTCTACATTCACCTCT TGGACGATGATGAGTCTGAAGGGGAGGAGTTTGCTGTAAGAGATGGTTACATTCACTATGGCCAGACAGTCAAATTGGTTTGTTCTGTGACTGGCATGGCGCTGCCAAGACTG ATCATTCGAAAAGTGGACAAGCAAGCAGCTTTACTGGATGCTGATGACCCGGTGTCCCAGCTTCACAAGTGTGCCTTTTACCTGAAAGATACAGACAGGATGTATCTCTGTCTGTCACAGGAGAGGATCATCCAGTTCCAG gctaCACCGTGCTCCAAAGAGACCAACAAGGAGATGATTAATGATGGTGCTTCATGGACTATCATTAGTACTGACAAGGCAGAGTACACCTTTTATGAGGGCATGGGCCCCGTgcccacaccagtaacacctgTCCCTGTGGTTGAAAGCCTGCAG TTAAATGGTGGAGGAGATGTTGCTATGTTGGAGCTGACAGGACAGAACTTCACCCCTAACCTCAGAGTTTGGTTTGGAGATGTGGAGGCAGACACCATGTACAG ATGTGGGGAGAGCATCCTTTGCGTGGTGCCAGACATCTCTGCCTTTAGGGAGGGTTGGCGCTGGGTGAGACAGCCAGTTCAGGTCCCTGTCACGCTGGTTCGCAGTGATGGAATCATCTACGCCACTGCCTTGACCTTCACGTATACCCCCGAACCAGGACCAAGACCTCACTGCAGCGCTGCTGGGGCTATTCTGCGGTCACACAGCACCTCTTCATCATCACCCGCATCTTCATCCTCACCTTCATCTTTGATGGGTGGGCTCGGGGATGGCCACGGAGCCTACAGCAGTAGTGACTCGGG
- the hgsnat gene encoding heparan-alpha-glucosaminide N-acetyltransferase isoform X3: MDEAQLTVNNELSYEVQVSWMSQRCYQCLYQQLGVVPAGLGPGQPSSVNFVVSTQHEITVQINSTPIELELCKIPFHFGEHGNYSLWVKTLNASFGVNCSVVTDKDPVNSYIPILVAFLIYALLALVFAIGKKVWGLDAVRGLVLRLGSSMETERLINSELGPTRVVPPVTDNILPPPLTSSKRLRSLDTFRGISLVIMVFVNYGGGRYWFFRHESWNGLTVADLVFPWFVFIMGTSIALSINALLRAGATRCSLLRKAVWRSLQLFIIGVLVINPNYCQGALAWENLRIPGVLQRLAWSYLVVACLDLLVARGQLDVITVDAWWSPAIDFLLYWPAWLCVILLEVLWLFLTFLLPVPDCPTGYLGPGGIGDMGLYVNCTGGAAGFIDRLLLGEKHMYQNPSSRVIYATRIPYDPEGVLGSINSILMAFLGLQVCNLYLSGVGLLLFLAYSHKDIKLLEKLKEVNGWLSFFLYFNCPQAGKIILHYRERPKSIMSRFLIWGLSLGVISAFLTKCSTDRGFIPVNKNLWSLSYVTTLACFAFVLLMLVYYIVDVNKWWSGAPFYYPGMNSILVYVGHEVFEDYFPFRWRMSNSQSHAEHLIQNLVATSCWVIISYLLYKKKIFWKI; encoded by the exons ATGGATGAGGCACAGCTGACGGTCAACAATGAGTTGTCATATGAGGTGCAGGTGTCTTGGATGTCACAGCGCTGCTACCAG TGTTTGTACCAGCAGCTTGGGGTGGTACCTGCAGGGCTTGGCCCTGGTCAGCCCAGTTCAGTAAACTTTGTTGTAAGCACACAGCATGAAATAACAGTGCAGATCAACAGCACACCTATCGAGCTGGAGCTCTGCAA aATTCCTTTCCACTTTGGCGAGCATGGTAACTACTCTCTGTGGGTGAAAACCCTTAACGCATCTTTTGGAGTCAACTGCTCTGTAGTTACTGATAAGGACCCTGTGAATAGCTACATAC CAATCTTGGTTGCTTTTCTTATCTATGCTCTCCTGGCCTTGGTGTTTGCCATTGGAAAAAAGGTTTGGGG GCTTGATGCGGTAAGAGGTCTGGTCCTCCGACTTGGGAGTTCCATGGAAACAGAGAGACTCATCAATTCT GAACTGGGCCCCACTCGGGTAGTGCCGCCAGTCACTGATAATATCCTCCCTCCCCCGCTAACGAGCAGCAAGAGGCTTCGATCTTTGGATACATTCAGAGG tATCTCCTTGGTCATTATGGTGTTCGTGAACTATGGAGGGGGGCGATACTGGTTCTTCAGACACGAAAGCTGGAATG GCCTTACTGTTGCCGACCTAGTCTTCCCTTG GTTTGTGTTCATAATGGGCACATCCATCGCACTCTCGATCAATGCCTTGCTGCGTGCAGGCGCGACCCGTTGCTCGTTGCTCAGAAAAGCTGTGTGGCGGAGCTTGCAGCTCTTCATCATTGGTGTCCTAGTCATCAACCCAAACTACTGCCAGGGAGCAT TGGCTTGGGAAAACTTGCGGATCCCGGGTGTGTTGCAGCGCCTCGCCTGGTCATATCTGGTCGTagcttgcttggatttattgGTGGCCAGAGGACAACTTGACGTCATCACAGTG GATGCGTGGTGGTCCCCAGCTATTGATTTCTTGCTGTATTGGCCAGCCTGGCTGTGTGTGATTCTTCTAGAAGTCCTCTGGCTCTTCCTCACATTTCTTCTTCCTGTGCCAGACTGCCCAAC AGGTTATCTGGGTCCAGGTGGGATTGGGGACATGGGCCTGTATGTGAACTGCACCGGTGGAGCAGCTGGTTTCATTGACCGCTTGCTTCTGGGAGAAAAGCACATGTACCAGAATCCATCATCAAGG GTGATTTATGCAACTCGTATACCGTATGATCCAGAAGGTGTTCTTGGCAGCATCAACTCTATCCTCATGGCCTTTCTGGGATTACAGGtttgtaatttatatttgtCTGGGGTTGGCCTCCTTTTGTTTCTTGCTTATTCACATAAAGATAtaaaactgttggaaaagttAAAGGAAGTAAATGGTTGGCTTTCattctttttgtattttaattgtCCTCAGGCAGGGAAAATAATCTTGCACTACAGAGAACGCCCCAAAAGTATAATGTCGAGGTTCCTCATATGGGGTCTTTCACTG GGTGTCATATCAGCATTTCTAACCAAATGTTCCACAGACCGGGGTTTCATTCCTGTCAACAAGAACTTGTG GTCTCTTTCTTACGTGACAACACTGGCCTGCTTTGCCTTTGTGCTCCTAATGCTGGTCTACTACATAGTGGATGTAAATAAGTGGTGGTCAGGGGCACCTTTCTACTATCCTG GTATGAACTCCATACTTGTGTACGTGGGCCACGAAGTGTTTGAAGACTACTTTCCCTTCCGCTGGCGCATGTCCAACAGCCAATCCCATGCTGAGCATCTCATTCAGAACCTTGTGGCCACTTCCTGTTGGGTCATCATCTCCTATTTGCTTTACAAAAAGAAGATTTTCTGGAAAATTTAA
- the hgsnat gene encoding heparan-alpha-glucosaminide N-acetyltransferase isoform X2, whose product MAKRKLKKNNTYHSSSVASVKPKSQKEMAQTEKSATFALAAVALVVAVCVAPLAAEISSSDIHHHKHLSLKMDEAQLTVNNELSYEVQVSWMSQRCYQCLYQQLGVVPAGLGPGQPSSVNFVVSTQHEITVQINSTPIELELCKIPFHFGEHGNYSLWVKTLNASFGVNCSVVTDKDPVNSYIPILVAFLIYALLALVFAIGKKVWGLDAVRGLVLRLGSSMETERLINSELGPTRVVPPVTDNILPPPLTSSKRLRSLDTFRGISLVIMVFVNYGGGRYWFFRHESWNGLTVADLVFPWFVFIMGTSIALSINALLRAGATRCSLLRKAVWRSLQLFIIGVLVINPNYCQGALAWENLRIPGVLQRLAWSYLVVACLDLLVARGQLDVITVDAWWSPAIDFLLYWPAWLCVILLEVLWLFLTFLLPVPDCPTGYLGPGGIGDMGLYVNCTGGAAGFIDRLLLGEKHMYQNPSSRVIYATRIPYDPEGVLGSINSILMAFLGLQAGKIILHYRERPKSIMSRFLIWGLSLGVISAFLTKCSTDRGFIPVNKNLWSLSYVTTLACFAFVLLMLVYYIVDVNKWWSGAPFYYPGMNSILVYVGHEVFEDYFPFRWRMSNSQSHAEHLIQNLVATSCWVIISYLLYKKKIFWKI is encoded by the exons ATGGCAAAAAGGAAgcttaagaaaaacaatacATATCACTCGTCTTCAGTAGCATCGGTGAAACCAAAGAGCCAGAAAGAAATGGCACAAACGGAGAAAAGTGCCACTTTTGCccttgctgctgttgctttggTCGTGGCTGTTTGCGTGGCACCACTAGCAGCTGAAATATCTTCGT CTGATATACATCATCATAAGCACCTGTCCCTGAAGATGGATGAGGCACAGCTGACGGTCAACAATGAGTTGTCATATGAGGTGCAGGTGTCTTGGATGTCACAGCGCTGCTACCAG TGTTTGTACCAGCAGCTTGGGGTGGTACCTGCAGGGCTTGGCCCTGGTCAGCCCAGTTCAGTAAACTTTGTTGTAAGCACACAGCATGAAATAACAGTGCAGATCAACAGCACACCTATCGAGCTGGAGCTCTGCAA aATTCCTTTCCACTTTGGCGAGCATGGTAACTACTCTCTGTGGGTGAAAACCCTTAACGCATCTTTTGGAGTCAACTGCTCTGTAGTTACTGATAAGGACCCTGTGAATAGCTACATAC CAATCTTGGTTGCTTTTCTTATCTATGCTCTCCTGGCCTTGGTGTTTGCCATTGGAAAAAAGGTTTGGGG GCTTGATGCGGTAAGAGGTCTGGTCCTCCGACTTGGGAGTTCCATGGAAACAGAGAGACTCATCAATTCT GAACTGGGCCCCACTCGGGTAGTGCCGCCAGTCACTGATAATATCCTCCCTCCCCCGCTAACGAGCAGCAAGAGGCTTCGATCTTTGGATACATTCAGAGG tATCTCCTTGGTCATTATGGTGTTCGTGAACTATGGAGGGGGGCGATACTGGTTCTTCAGACACGAAAGCTGGAATG GCCTTACTGTTGCCGACCTAGTCTTCCCTTG GTTTGTGTTCATAATGGGCACATCCATCGCACTCTCGATCAATGCCTTGCTGCGTGCAGGCGCGACCCGTTGCTCGTTGCTCAGAAAAGCTGTGTGGCGGAGCTTGCAGCTCTTCATCATTGGTGTCCTAGTCATCAACCCAAACTACTGCCAGGGAGCAT TGGCTTGGGAAAACTTGCGGATCCCGGGTGTGTTGCAGCGCCTCGCCTGGTCATATCTGGTCGTagcttgcttggatttattgGTGGCCAGAGGACAACTTGACGTCATCACAGTG GATGCGTGGTGGTCCCCAGCTATTGATTTCTTGCTGTATTGGCCAGCCTGGCTGTGTGTGATTCTTCTAGAAGTCCTCTGGCTCTTCCTCACATTTCTTCTTCCTGTGCCAGACTGCCCAAC AGGTTATCTGGGTCCAGGTGGGATTGGGGACATGGGCCTGTATGTGAACTGCACCGGTGGAGCAGCTGGTTTCATTGACCGCTTGCTTCTGGGAGAAAAGCACATGTACCAGAATCCATCATCAAGG GTGATTTATGCAACTCGTATACCGTATGATCCAGAAGGTGTTCTTGGCAGCATCAACTCTATCCTCATGGCCTTTCTGGGATTACAG GCAGGGAAAATAATCTTGCACTACAGAGAACGCCCCAAAAGTATAATGTCGAGGTTCCTCATATGGGGTCTTTCACTG GGTGTCATATCAGCATTTCTAACCAAATGTTCCACAGACCGGGGTTTCATTCCTGTCAACAAGAACTTGTG GTCTCTTTCTTACGTGACAACACTGGCCTGCTTTGCCTTTGTGCTCCTAATGCTGGTCTACTACATAGTGGATGTAAATAAGTGGTGGTCAGGGGCACCTTTCTACTATCCTG GTATGAACTCCATACTTGTGTACGTGGGCCACGAAGTGTTTGAAGACTACTTTCCCTTCCGCTGGCGCATGTCCAACAGCCAATCCCATGCTGAGCATCTCATTCAGAACCTTGTGGCCACTTCCTGTTGGGTCATCATCTCCTATTTGCTTTACAAAAAGAAGATTTTCTGGAAAATTTAA
- the hgsnat gene encoding heparan-alpha-glucosaminide N-acetyltransferase isoform X1, producing the protein MAKRKLKKNNTYHSSSVASVKPKSQKEMAQTEKSATFALAAVALVVAVCVAPLAAEISSSDIHHHKHLSLKMDEAQLTVNNELSYEVQVSWMSQRCYQCLYQQLGVVPAGLGPGQPSSVNFVVSTQHEITVQINSTPIELELCKIPFHFGEHGNYSLWVKTLNASFGVNCSVVTDKDPVNSYIPILVAFLIYALLALVFAIGKKVWGLDAVRGLVLRLGSSMETERLINSELGPTRVVPPVTDNILPPPLTSSKRLRSLDTFRGISLVIMVFVNYGGGRYWFFRHESWNGLTVADLVFPWFVFIMGTSIALSINALLRAGATRCSLLRKAVWRSLQLFIIGVLVINPNYCQGALAWENLRIPGVLQRLAWSYLVVACLDLLVARGQLDVITVDAWWSPAIDFLLYWPAWLCVILLEVLWLFLTFLLPVPDCPTGYLGPGGIGDMGLYVNCTGGAAGFIDRLLLGEKHMYQNPSSRVIYATRIPYDPEGVLGSINSILMAFLGLQVCNLYLSGVGLLLFLAYSHKDIKLLEKLKEVNGWLSFFLYFNCPQAGKIILHYRERPKSIMSRFLIWGLSLGVISAFLTKCSTDRGFIPVNKNLWSLSYVTTLACFAFVLLMLVYYIVDVNKWWSGAPFYYPGMNSILVYVGHEVFEDYFPFRWRMSNSQSHAEHLIQNLVATSCWVIISYLLYKKKIFWKI; encoded by the exons ATGGCAAAAAGGAAgcttaagaaaaacaatacATATCACTCGTCTTCAGTAGCATCGGTGAAACCAAAGAGCCAGAAAGAAATGGCACAAACGGAGAAAAGTGCCACTTTTGCccttgctgctgttgctttggTCGTGGCTGTTTGCGTGGCACCACTAGCAGCTGAAATATCTTCGT CTGATATACATCATCATAAGCACCTGTCCCTGAAGATGGATGAGGCACAGCTGACGGTCAACAATGAGTTGTCATATGAGGTGCAGGTGTCTTGGATGTCACAGCGCTGCTACCAG TGTTTGTACCAGCAGCTTGGGGTGGTACCTGCAGGGCTTGGCCCTGGTCAGCCCAGTTCAGTAAACTTTGTTGTAAGCACACAGCATGAAATAACAGTGCAGATCAACAGCACACCTATCGAGCTGGAGCTCTGCAA aATTCCTTTCCACTTTGGCGAGCATGGTAACTACTCTCTGTGGGTGAAAACCCTTAACGCATCTTTTGGAGTCAACTGCTCTGTAGTTACTGATAAGGACCCTGTGAATAGCTACATAC CAATCTTGGTTGCTTTTCTTATCTATGCTCTCCTGGCCTTGGTGTTTGCCATTGGAAAAAAGGTTTGGGG GCTTGATGCGGTAAGAGGTCTGGTCCTCCGACTTGGGAGTTCCATGGAAACAGAGAGACTCATCAATTCT GAACTGGGCCCCACTCGGGTAGTGCCGCCAGTCACTGATAATATCCTCCCTCCCCCGCTAACGAGCAGCAAGAGGCTTCGATCTTTGGATACATTCAGAGG tATCTCCTTGGTCATTATGGTGTTCGTGAACTATGGAGGGGGGCGATACTGGTTCTTCAGACACGAAAGCTGGAATG GCCTTACTGTTGCCGACCTAGTCTTCCCTTG GTTTGTGTTCATAATGGGCACATCCATCGCACTCTCGATCAATGCCTTGCTGCGTGCAGGCGCGACCCGTTGCTCGTTGCTCAGAAAAGCTGTGTGGCGGAGCTTGCAGCTCTTCATCATTGGTGTCCTAGTCATCAACCCAAACTACTGCCAGGGAGCAT TGGCTTGGGAAAACTTGCGGATCCCGGGTGTGTTGCAGCGCCTCGCCTGGTCATATCTGGTCGTagcttgcttggatttattgGTGGCCAGAGGACAACTTGACGTCATCACAGTG GATGCGTGGTGGTCCCCAGCTATTGATTTCTTGCTGTATTGGCCAGCCTGGCTGTGTGTGATTCTTCTAGAAGTCCTCTGGCTCTTCCTCACATTTCTTCTTCCTGTGCCAGACTGCCCAAC AGGTTATCTGGGTCCAGGTGGGATTGGGGACATGGGCCTGTATGTGAACTGCACCGGTGGAGCAGCTGGTTTCATTGACCGCTTGCTTCTGGGAGAAAAGCACATGTACCAGAATCCATCATCAAGG GTGATTTATGCAACTCGTATACCGTATGATCCAGAAGGTGTTCTTGGCAGCATCAACTCTATCCTCATGGCCTTTCTGGGATTACAGGtttgtaatttatatttgtCTGGGGTTGGCCTCCTTTTGTTTCTTGCTTATTCACATAAAGATAtaaaactgttggaaaagttAAAGGAAGTAAATGGTTGGCTTTCattctttttgtattttaattgtCCTCAGGCAGGGAAAATAATCTTGCACTACAGAGAACGCCCCAAAAGTATAATGTCGAGGTTCCTCATATGGGGTCTTTCACTG GGTGTCATATCAGCATTTCTAACCAAATGTTCCACAGACCGGGGTTTCATTCCTGTCAACAAGAACTTGTG GTCTCTTTCTTACGTGACAACACTGGCCTGCTTTGCCTTTGTGCTCCTAATGCTGGTCTACTACATAGTGGATGTAAATAAGTGGTGGTCAGGGGCACCTTTCTACTATCCTG GTATGAACTCCATACTTGTGTACGTGGGCCACGAAGTGTTTGAAGACTACTTTCCCTTCCGCTGGCGCATGTCCAACAGCCAATCCCATGCTGAGCATCTCATTCAGAACCTTGTGGCCACTTCCTGTTGGGTCATCATCTCCTATTTGCTTTACAAAAAGAAGATTTTCTGGAAAATTTAA
- the LOC100697008 gene encoding dynactin subunit 6 codes for MVFGDDIVIYDSKSMTEWINGASHRTSSFTMADKQNAQKSVKIAAGAVVCVESEIRGDVTIGGRTVVHPKARIIAEAGPIVIGEGNLIEEQALIINSYPENITPDSEVEPKTMTIGINNVFEVGCVSQALKIGDNNVIESKADVGRNVILTSGCIIGAFCQVNTCEVIPENTVIYGSGCMRRVQTERPQPQTLQLDFLMKILPNYHHLKKTVKASHTAS; via the exons ATGGTGTTTGGAGATGATATTGTGATCTAT GACTCTAAATCGATGACCGAGTGGATCAACGGTGCCTCCCATCGGACTTCATCGTTCACAATGGCAGACAAACAAAATGCTCAGAAGAG TGTCAAGATAGCAGCTGGAGCCGTGGTTTGTGTTGAAAGCGAAATCCGAGGAGACGTTACCATAG GCGGCAGGACCGTGGTCCACCCAAAAGCTCGCATCATTGCTGAGGCAGGACCCATTGTCATCGGAGAAGGCAACTTGATTGAAGAGCAAGCTTTGATCATTAACAG TTACCCAGAAAATATTACACCTGATTCTGAGGTGGAACCAAAAACCATGACCATCGGTATCAACAACGTCTTTGAAGTTGGCTGCG TATCACAAGCTTTAAAAATTGGAGACAACAATGTGATTGAATCTAAAG CGGATGTTGGCAGGAATGTAATCCTCACCAGTGGCTGTATAATTGGAGCCTTCTGTCAGGTCAACACCTGTGAGGTCATACCCGAGAACACAGTTATCTACGGATCTGGATGTATGAGGCGGGTGCAGACTGAGAGACCCCAG CCACAGACTCTTCAGCTCGACTTTCTGATGAAGATCTTGCCAAACTACCACCATTTGAAGAAAACTGTTAAAGCAAGCCATACTGCTAGCtaa
- the gtf2e2 gene encoding transcription initiation factor IIE subunit beta: protein MDPALLRERELFKKRALSTPTVEKRQAASDSGSHKKKKPKVDKESSSSSKLSSESNGSFNIKASSGYKFGCLAKIVNYMKTRHQNGDTHFLTLDEILDETKLLDIRMNQKQWLMNEALVSNPKIEVRDGTYGFKPKYNLKDKKALLRLLDKHDQLGLGGVLLEDVEEGLPNSAKAIKALGDQIIFVTRPDKKKILFYNDKHCQFAVDEEFQKLWRSVPVDSIDEEKIEEYLKKQGISSMQETGPKKVLPIQKRKKQAGNRKRHFKTHNNHLAGLLEDYSDGVPVKK from the exons ATGGATCCTGCTCTACTGAGAGAAAGGGAGCTTTTTAAGAAAAGGGCACTTTCCACCCCAACTGTAGAGAAGAGACAGGCTGCGTCAGACTCTGGATCacacaaaaagaagaaaccCAAAGTTGACAAGGAGAGCTCCTCTAGTTCCAAACTCAGTAGCG aaTCTAATGGCAGCTTCAACATTAAGGCGAGCTCTGGGTACAAGTTTGGTTGCCTGGCCAAGATAGTAAATTACATGAAG ACGAGGCACCAGAATGGGGACACGCACTTCCTGACCTTAGATGAGATTCTCGATGAGACCAAACTTCTTGACATAAGGATGAATCAGAAACAGTGGCTCATGAATGAG GCCTTGGTCAGCAATCCAAAAATTGAAGTCCGGGATGGAACCTATGGCTTCAAGCCTAAATACAACCTGAAGGACAAGAAAGCCTTACTGAGGCTGCTGGATAAACACGACCAGCTGGGCCTGGGAGGAGTCTTACTAGAAGATGTAGAGGAAGGGCTACCCAATTCAGCCAAGGCCATCAAG GCTTTGGGGGATCAGATCATCTTTGTCACAAGACCAGACAAGAAAAAGATCTTGTTCTACAATGACAAGCATTGCCAGTTTGCGGTAGATGAAG AATTTCAGAAGCTGTGGAGGAGTGTTCCAGTTGACTCTATAGATGAGGAGAAGATTGAAGAGTACCTGAAGAAACAAGGCATTTCCTCCATGCAAGAAACAGGACCAAAGAAAGTG TTACCAATTCAAAAGAGAAAGAAGCAAGCCGGAAACAGGAAGAGACACTTCAAGACTCACAACAACCATTTGGCTGGATTACTGGAGGATTACTCAGATGGCGTGCCTGTAAAGAAGTGA
- the smim18 gene encoding small integral membrane protein 18 translates to MTNITATVHPNNLPLREEGVPLSLVSFQVQEVYPFHDGWNVACFIILLLFILTVLSLAALAVLYELLDCGCCAKGKTHHQLQEEGPGSCSKLMSSMCKEPESHTEVV, encoded by the coding sequence ATGACCAACATCACAGCTACTGTTCATCCAAACAATCTCCCACTGCGAGAAGAGGGAGTCCCTCTGTCCCTCGTCTCCTTTCAGGTCCAGGAAGTCTACCCATTTCATGATGGCTGGAATGTGGCCTGTTTCATCatccttcttctttttattctcACCGTCCTGTCCTTGGCAGCGTTGGCTGTGCTCTATGAGCTGCTGGACTGTGGGTGCTGCGCCAAAGGGAAAACACACCACCAGCTACAGGAGGAAGGGCCGGGAAGCTGCAGCAAGCTTATGAGTAGCATGTGCAAGGAGCCAGAATCCCACACTGAGGTGGTATAG